Genomic DNA from Vreelandella subglaciescola:
CGCCGAAGACGCCGACGTGGTCATCAGCACCGGCGGGGTCAGCGTGGGCGAAGAAGACCACGTCAAGGCCGCGCTGGAAACCCTCGGGCAGCTGGACTTATGGCGCCTTGCCATTCGTCCGGGCAAGCCGTTGGCGTTGGGGCGTTTACCTAAAGAGGGGCGTTTGCCCAGCAGTCACGGTGACGTGCGCTTTATCGGACTACCGGGCAACCCGGTGTCGAGCTTTGTTGGCGCCTGGCTGTTTTTGCGCCCGCTGATGGGCGCGCTGCTGGGCTGCCCCGCGCTTGACGCGTTACCCGCGATAACGGCAAAAGCCGATTTTGCCACCCAGACAGGCCCGCGCAGCCACTACATGCGCGTCACTCTGCGCTTTACCCCCGACGGCGCGGTGGCCACGGCCTTTGCCGACCAGAACTCGGGGGTGCTCTCGTCCTGCGTGGGCGCCGATGCGCTGGCGGTCATACCTGCAAACACCCACGTTGCCAACGGCGATACGATCACTTGCCTGTGGATCAAAGGCAGCTAACCGGCTGCCTGCATTAACTGGCTGATAGCAACGGCCCTAGCTCAATCCTGAAAGGAGTCGGAGAAATGAAAAGAGCGGGCTTATTAGGGTTGTTGCTGGTATTAGTTATCGCCGGTATTGCGCAATATAGTCCGTCGCTGTTATCGCGACTATCTAACGATACAAGCACGCCGGCTCCCGCCGCTGACGAACAGCGAGCTGATGACTCCCACCCCACTTACCAACGGCGCCACCACGAACAGCAAATTACCAACAGCGGCCGAGTTGTCACCGTGTTGGCCGATGATAACGACGGCAGCCGCCATCAGCGGTTTATTTTACGCTTAGCGAGCGGACAAACCTTATTGGTCGCCCACAATATTGATGTGGCACCGCGTATTAGCAACCTCGAAGCAGGTGATACCGTATCGTTTTATGGGGAATATGTTTGGAATGATAAAGGTGGGATCTTGCATTGGACCCATCATGATCCCGGAGGCCGCCATCCAGGCGGTTGGTTGACGCATAAGGGCCGCCAATATCAATAAATCATATGGACGATGCGCCACAGCAAAGAGAAAACAAAGATGCCCGAGCAACAGCCCTGTATGACCGCGACCGAAAACTGGGTAAAGCAGGTGATCATGAGACATAACCTCTGCCCGTTTGCGCGCCGAGAGGTAAAGCGGGCCAGCATTCGCTACGTGGCGGTAGAGGAATCTAAACCTAAGGCGGTGCTAAAAGCCTTGCTGGCCGAATATGCATTGCTGGACCAGCAGCCCGGCGTAGAAACCACCTTGGTGATTATGCCCCGGGGTTTTGACGATTTTTATGCGTATCTGGACTTGGTTGCTCGGGCCGAGGATGCACTATGTGAGAAAGGGTATGAAGGCATATATCAGCTGGCAAGCTTCCATCCCGACTACTGCTTTGAGGGTGAGCCTCAAGACGACGCCGCCAATTATACCAATCGCTCGCCTTACCCTACGTTGCATATTCTTCGTGAAGCCAGTATGGAGAAAGCCTTGGAAAATTATGATGACCCTGAGGCTATTCCCGAACGTAATATCCAGTTTGCCCGCGGTAAAGGCAGCGATTTTTTTGTCACGTTACTGGCAGAGTGTCATAAGCCATTCTGAGCATTTCAGCCGGCTCTGGCCGCGACAGCGTGGCTGTGTTGCTCCACGCCCTGCCTGCTAAGCGTGCTAATCTAGACGGTCTTACACGGTGGCAAGGAGCATGCGGTGAACGATCCTATCATCCGTATCAACGGGCTGACCAAGACCTATGAAGGCGGCTTTCAGGCGCTCAAACGCGTGGATCTCGACATCGAACGCGGCGAGATATTTGCGCTGCTCGGCCCTAACGGTGCGGGTAAAACGACTCTGATCAGTGTTATCTGCGGCCTGGTATCACCCAGCGGCGGGGACATCAGCGTGGCCGGCCACGACATCATCACCGAGTATCGCGCCGCCCGCGGGCTTATCGGCCTGGTGCCCCAAGAGCTGACCAACGAAGCCTTTGAAACGGTGTGGAACACGGTCAGCTTCAGCCGCGGGCTATTTGGCAAGCCGCCCGATCCTGCGCATATCGAAAAGGTGCTCCGAGCGCTGACCCTGTGGGATAAGCGTAATAATCGCCTGATGACGCTCTCCGGCGGCATGAAGCGCCGTGTGCTGATTGCCAAGGCGCTCTCTCACGAACCCCGTGTGCTGTTTCTCGACGAGCCAACCGCCGGCGTAGATGTCTCGCTGCGCCGCGAGATGTGGGAGGTAGTGCGCCGCCTGCGCGAAGACGGCGTGACGATTATTCTCACCACCCACTACATCGAAGAAGCCGAGGAAATGGCCGACCGCATCGGCGTCATCAACCACGGCAAAGTGGTGCTGGTTGAAGAAAAAGCCGCGCTGATCCAAAAACTCGGACGCAAACAGCTCACCCTGCAGCTGCATACGCCGCTGGCGCAGGTGCCCGAGCTTCTCGCGCCCTTTAGCCTGGCGCTTGCCGATGAGGGTGCCACGCTTGTTTACACTTACGACAGCACCGCCCGCGAAGAAGGCGAGCACGGCATTGCGGCGCTTCTCAGCACGCTGAAAACCGCCAATATCCGCGTTAAGGATCTGTCGACGCGGCAGAGCTCGCTCGAAGATATTTTCGTCGACCTGATCAAGGAGGGCGCATGAACCTATACCCTGTACGCGCCATTTATATGGCCGAAATAGCGCGCGTGCGGCGCACGCTGTTGCAAAGTATCGTCTCGCCGGTCATCTCGACCTCGCTTTACTTCGTGGTGTTTGGCGCGGCCATCGGCTCGCGCATTTCCGAGGTGGACGGGGTGAGCTACGGCGCTTTTATCGTCCCTGGGCTGATCATGCTGATGCTGCTCACTCAAAGCGTGTCCAACGCTTCGTTCGGGATCTTTTTCCCCAAGTTTTCCGGCAGCATTTATGAGCTGCTCTCGGCGCCGATTTCGTATCTGGAAATCGTCATCGGCTACGTGGGGGCGGCGGCTTCCAAGTCCATACTGCTCGGGCTGATCATTCTGGCCACCGCCAACTTTTTTGTGCCGCTGCATATTGCTCATCCGTTCTGGATGCTGCTGTTTTTAGTGCTGACGGCGGTTACCTTCAGCATGCTGGGCTTTATTATTGGCATCTGGGCGGACGGCTTTGAAAAGCTGCAGCTGGTGCCGCTATTGATCATCACGCCGTTGACGTTTCTCGGCGGCAGCTTCTATTCAATCGATATGCTGCCGCCGTTCTGGCAGGGCGTGACGTTGTTCAACCCCGTGGTGTATCTGGTCAGCGGCTTTCGCTGGAGCTTTTACGGCATCAGCGATGTCAGTCTTGGCGCCAGCGTGACGGTTATCGCGCTGTTTCTTGCCGTGTGCCTGGGGACCATCGCGTGGATTTTCCACACCGGCTACCGTCTCAAACCCTGAGTCTCTGACAATACGTATCTGAAAGTAGGCAACTGAAAAAAGGCACCCGCTATGCCGCTACTGCAAAGCATTGTTCACCGTCTCGACCCGACGCTTGACGGCGAGTCGCTGACGCTTGACGCCACCAGCGCGGCGCACCCCGCTGATGCCCCAAACATGGAGGCGCTGGCCAGCGCGCTGAACGACACCTACAACACCAAGCCCAAAGGCTGGGGGCGCTTTGCGCCCGACGGCGAGCAGGCCACACTGGTTGCCGCCTGGCTTCAGGCCTACCTTGACGGCGAAGACGATTTTGTCGGCATGTCATGCGGGCTGGCGCAGCGTCTCGCCACCGAGCTTGCCGCCAAACTTTCCGTAGGCGGCTACCTGGTGCTTGCGCATCAGCAGCAGGGCGACACCCAGACGCTGTTGCTGGCGTTTGTGCATCAGCGCGAGGGTATCGGCATCAATGCTGACCATCACGCCGTGCCCGCAGCGCAGATCAATACGCGCCAGCTGACGTTTGGTGCACGGCTGAACATCACCCAGTGGCAGGGCGGCGACCCTCAGACGCAATACGTGTCTTTCGTCAAGGAACGCGGCGGCAATAAACTTGCCGAAGCGCTAGCGCGATGCCTGGGCGTGACCGAAGGTGCGGATGCACCGGCGGATACGCGCACGCTGCTCAAAGCGTTCAGCGACTACGTGGAAAAGGAGGATCTGGACGCCGAGGCCAGCCGCGAAAAAACCGACGCGCTGGTCGGCTATGCCAGCGAGCAGCTAAGCCGTGGTGAGCCGATGACGCTGACCGAGCTGTCGGGGCTGGTCGACGAGCAGCAGCCCAAGGCGTTTTATGAGCATATCCGCAACGCCGACTATGGCCTTGCTCCAGAGATTCCGCCGGACAAGCGTACACTCAACCAGTTTCGGCGTTTCACCGGGCGTGCCGGCGGGGTATCGGTCAGCTTTGATTCGCACCTGCTGGGTAGCAGCGTGGAGTACGACGAAACGACTGGCCGACTGATTATCAAGCAGATACCCAAGCAGCTAAAAGAGCAGCTACAGCGCCGCGATTAAGCGCAAAATTATTGATGAGAGAACACCATGATTGATGCTGTAACGCAGTTTTTTCAGCGCGCACTGGCCGAGCCCACACACCGCGATGATCCAGCGCTGACGCTTGAGCTGGCCTGCGCGGCGTTGCTGTGTGAAATCATGCGCGCTGACTTTGATAGCAGCGACGATGAGCGCGCCGCCCTGCGCGAGATGTTGGTGTCGCGCCTGAGCGTTAGCGCCGCTGAGGTAGACGAGCTGATGGCGATGGCCGAGGAGAAAGTCGAGGAGGCAATAGACCATTACCAATTCGTGCGCCTGATCAATGACCACTATGATAACGCCCAGCGCTGCGAACTGGTCAAACTGATGTGGCAAATGGCTTGGGCGGACGGCGAAGTCGATCCGCAGGAAGAGCATCGCATTCGCCGGCTGGCGGGGCTTTTATACGTTAGCCACAGCGATTTTATCCGCACCAAGCTGGCGGCTGAGCCGCGCGATTAACACGCTGCACCGGATGAACCAAGTGCGCGACATCACAAGAGTCCTCTGATTTATGAGCGAAGCACCACAGGCGTCCAACCTGACCCAGCTATTGCAGATGCTGGAGCGTATCGGGCGGCAAAATCCGAAGATCAGCGTGGAAGACGTGCTGACCGCTATCGGACGGCGCTCCTTTGGCCCCATGTTGCTGGTGGCTGGGCTGATAACGCTCGCCCCGCTGATCGGCGATATTCCCGGTATGCCCACGCTGATGGCGTTGCTGGTGCTGCTTACCGCCGGCCAACTGCTGGCCGGGCGCACGAGCTTCTGGCTGCCAGGCTGGCTATTGAAACGCAATATCTCGCGCCAAACCTTTGATAAAGCCCTGCCGTATATGAAAAAACCGGCAGGCTGGGTTGACCGGCTGCTGCGCGTGCGCTTGCCGTGGTTGACAGGTTACTGGGGCAGCCGCCTGACGGCGCTGACGGGCATCGCTATCGCCCTTGCCATGCCGCCGATGGAGTTCATTCCGTTTTCAGCTAACGGCGCTGGGCTTGCGCTCTCGCTGCTGGGCCTGGGCCTTGTCGCGCGTGACGGACTGATGCTGCTGATTGGCTTTGCGCTGACCTTTGCCACGTTCGCTATTGTGGGGGTTAGCCTTTTTTGACGCGAGGTTGAGCCAGACGCGGGGCGGGAGATCAGCTAGGCTGAAACATGTTGGCTTTAAAACGCTTGGGTTCAGGATCCCGCGCACGCTGCGAGTATTCCATGAAATATGCCATTGGTTTCACCTTGATAGCCGTCATCGGTCTGGCCGTAGCCACGGCATTGCTGATTGTCTTTGGTGGCCCCGCCGCGCCGCCGCCGGTCAAAAGCATCAACGCGCCGTTTAAGCAGGTGGACTATTCCAACTTGCCGCCGCTAACCCACTACGCCGCGCGCGACGACGCGGTGCTCGGGTTCCGTTTTTATCCGCCTGACGGCGCTACTAAAGGCAGCGTTGTGCTGCTGCACGGCTCGTCGGCGGATAGCCGTAGCATGCACCCCCTGGCCGAGGCCTATGCCACAGCCGGCTACGGCGCGTATGCGCTGGATGTACGCGGGCACGGGCAATCAGGCACCAAAGGCGATATTGGCTATATCGGCCAGCTGGAAGACGACCTCGAAGACTTTACCCGGGCGGCTGAGCCCGCGACGCCATCGACGCTGGCCGGCTTCTCCTCCGGCGGCGGGTTTGCCCTGCGCGTTGCCGGCGGCAAGCGCCAGCGGCTTTTCACCCACTACCTGCTGCTCTCGCCCTTTATCAGCCAAGATGCCCCGACCTATCGCGACAACAGCGGCGGTTGGACCCGCCTGGGGCTGCCTCGCTACATTGCGATCACACTATTGAACGGCGTGGGCATCAAGTATTTCAATCACTTGCCGGTTATGCGCTTCGCCCTTGATGATGCGGCCAGCAAAACCCTCACGCCCGAATACTCGTTCGCCCTGGCGCAGAATTACCGGCCCAAGCGCGATTATGAAAAAACGATCCGCTCGGTAAGTCGGCCTCTATGCATTGTGGCGGGTCGGGACGATGAGGCCTTCCATGCTGATCGTTTTGACGACGTATTTAACGCCGCGGGCAATGACGTACCCATCACGCTCGTGCCCGGCATCAACCATATCGGGCTGACGCTTGAACCGAAGGCCATATAGGCAGTCGTCAAAGCGGTAGAAAAGCTGACGAACATCAGCGAAGTGAGTGGCTGAAAGCTTGATGGCTCTGGACTTACAGCCACGAGTGGCCGAATAATAGTATTGGGCGGCATAACATCAAAAGTGTATGCGTAAAACGCCAAGATGAAGATAGCAGGCATGGGGGTACTAGATATGGCTGGTGGTTGGGCGCGAGACGGCGCTGTGCAAGATCAAATCGATGCTAGCGTTGAAGACGCTGTGGCGCGCGCCAGAAGCCGTTTGACGTCAGGCGACTCCGCAGAGTTTTGTGAGGAATGTGATGCCCCGATTCCAGAGGCGCGACGCGAGGCAATTCCTGGCGTAAAGCTATGCATCAACTGTCAATCTAAAGCAGAAGAAAAAAAAGCCGCTTCAGGAGGGGTTAATCGCCGCGGGAGTAAAGACAGCCAGCTTAGGTAAGCGTATTGAAGGCGGGTAGTGGAACCGGCGGATCGCAGTCTGGGGCTGGTCGGGACGATAAAAATCTTTCACGGAGACAAGAAAAAAAGCACCCGTAGGTGCTTAATTTTCTTGCTGTTTGGTGGAGGCGGCGGGAATTGAACCCGCGTCCGCCAACACTCGCCCATTGGCTCTACATGCTTAGATTTCGTCTTTTAGTTTAGCGCGACTGACTCCGACGATCAGGATTCAGCTACGCGAGTCTTCTTTAAGTTTAACAGTTGGCGAGAAGACGCCACCAACTGCGGTCCTATCATTTTTGGCTCGTATCTCCGCCGTCATGGACAGGCACATCACTTTGGAGCCGGACAAGAAGCTAACA
This window encodes:
- a CDS encoding TerB family tellurite resistance protein; amino-acid sequence: MIDAVTQFFQRALAEPTHRDDPALTLELACAALLCEIMRADFDSSDDERAALREMLVSRLSVSAAEVDELMAMAEEKVEEAIDHYQFVRLINDHYDNAQRCELVKLMWQMAWADGEVDPQEEHRIRRLAGLLYVSHSDFIRTKLAAEPRD
- a CDS encoding ABC transporter permease, coding for MNLYPVRAIYMAEIARVRRTLLQSIVSPVISTSLYFVVFGAAIGSRISEVDGVSYGAFIVPGLIMLMLLTQSVSNASFGIFFPKFSGSIYELLSAPISYLEIVIGYVGAAASKSILLGLIILATANFFVPLHIAHPFWMLLFLVLTAVTFSMLGFIIGIWADGFEKLQLVPLLIITPLTFLGGSFYSIDMLPPFWQGVTLFNPVVYLVSGFRWSFYGISDVSLGASVTVIALFLAVCLGTIAWIFHTGYRLKP
- a CDS encoding nucleoid-associated protein, producing MPLLQSIVHRLDPTLDGESLTLDATSAAHPADAPNMEALASALNDTYNTKPKGWGRFAPDGEQATLVAAWLQAYLDGEDDFVGMSCGLAQRLATELAAKLSVGGYLVLAHQQQGDTQTLLLAFVHQREGIGINADHHAVPAAQINTRQLTFGARLNITQWQGGDPQTQYVSFVKERGGNKLAEALARCLGVTEGADAPADTRTLLKAFSDYVEKEDLDAEASREKTDALVGYASEQLSRGEPMTLTELSGLVDEQQPKAFYEHIRNADYGLAPEIPPDKRTLNQFRRFTGRAGGVSVSFDSHLLGSSVEYDETTGRLIIKQIPKQLKEQLQRRD
- a CDS encoding DUF3465 domain-containing protein; this translates as MKRAGLLGLLLVLVIAGIAQYSPSLLSRLSNDTSTPAPAADEQRADDSHPTYQRRHHEQQITNSGRVVTVLADDNDGSRHQRFILRLASGQTLLVAHNIDVAPRISNLEAGDTVSFYGEYVWNDKGGILHWTHHDPGGRHPGGWLTHKGRQYQ
- a CDS encoding alpha/beta hydrolase, which encodes MKYAIGFTLIAVIGLAVATALLIVFGGPAAPPPVKSINAPFKQVDYSNLPPLTHYAARDDAVLGFRFYPPDGATKGSVVLLHGSSADSRSMHPLAEAYATAGYGAYALDVRGHGQSGTKGDIGYIGQLEDDLEDFTRAAEPATPSTLAGFSSGGGFALRVAGGKRQRLFTHYLLLSPFISQDAPTYRDNSGGWTRLGLPRYIAITLLNGVGIKYFNHLPVMRFALDDAASKTLTPEYSFALAQNYRPKRDYEKTIRSVSRPLCIVAGRDDEAFHADRFDDVFNAAGNDVPITLVPGINHIGLTLEPKAI
- a CDS encoding ABC transporter ATP-binding protein, producing MNDPIIRINGLTKTYEGGFQALKRVDLDIERGEIFALLGPNGAGKTTLISVICGLVSPSGGDISVAGHDIITEYRAARGLIGLVPQELTNEAFETVWNTVSFSRGLFGKPPDPAHIEKVLRALTLWDKRNNRLMTLSGGMKRRVLIAKALSHEPRVLFLDEPTAGVDVSLRREMWEVVRRLREDGVTIILTTHYIEEAEEMADRIGVINHGKVVLVEEKAALIQKLGRKQLTLQLHTPLAQVPELLAPFSLALADEGATLVYTYDSTAREEGEHGIAALLSTLKTANIRVKDLSTRQSSLEDIFVDLIKEGA
- a CDS encoding DUF1415 domain-containing protein, with amino-acid sequence MPEQQPCMTATENWVKQVIMRHNLCPFARREVKRASIRYVAVEESKPKAVLKALLAEYALLDQQPGVETTLVIMPRGFDDFYAYLDLVARAEDALCEKGYEGIYQLASFHPDYCFEGEPQDDAANYTNRSPYPTLHILREASMEKALENYDDPEAIPERNIQFARGKGSDFFVTLLAECHKPF
- a CDS encoding DksA/TraR family C4-type zinc finger protein, yielding MAGGWARDGAVQDQIDASVEDAVARARSRLTSGDSAEFCEECDAPIPEARREAIPGVKLCINCQSKAEEKKAASGGVNRRGSKDSQLR
- a CDS encoding exopolysaccharide biosynthesis protein gives rise to the protein MSEAPQASNLTQLLQMLERIGRQNPKISVEDVLTAIGRRSFGPMLLVAGLITLAPLIGDIPGMPTLMALLVLLTAGQLLAGRTSFWLPGWLLKRNISRQTFDKALPYMKKPAGWVDRLLRVRLPWLTGYWGSRLTALTGIAIALAMPPMEFIPFSANGAGLALSLLGLGLVARDGLMLLIGFALTFATFAIVGVSLF